gtagatttgatgaaaatgtgaaaataagcttaagtttgatataaattgataatgtcattgtaattattttgattgatgattttgctgacactaatgcatatttggatgcacaaaatttgtgtttgatgtgttttgcagaatgaaaggggtgaatcttcatcccaagcccgcaatgctcctgctgagaatttggaacaacaggaggtggataactactacaagcaggatgtacctcatccagtcatgaccttttccgatatgcacttggaagaattgcacccgaacctgagatttgacagactttggatagattatccaaaatatcaacggggtttgcatactcttcattccaaggttgttgaggtaccgagggtcatagaatggggacccttagaagctgtagaattggccgggccaattagggaattacttgtacagaggtatggtagttcttcttttaatgactggatatgtttattcaccatacgtagacctgtatataaagtatggtgtgaagagttgttatgtagtatagagttaaatgatcgggtagctagtttaaccgatcgttcttttattagatttttgttaggcggttcgatgcgccacatgtctttactggacatggctcaggctttacgtatatatacgcctgaggagttagcgtctgccgattgtagaggattgatactaaacggtagaaagatagatgagaattttgatacacacggtgtgtggagtcaaatgacaagccatcaccgtttcaaagggggaaactactcttatttggatatagatagagccgaattaagagtgatacataggtttttagctaattcgattacacaaaggggtaagaacaaagaaaaagtaaatgaacaagatttgttttaccatatgtgtattcgagacccacagagcgctgtaagtataccatattgtgtgggttattatttatcagctatggttcgggggatgcgaccacatagcataataggaggtggtatttttattactttgattggtgaatatctcggtgtggatataagtcgggggggattattactagaagagccggaaccccgcgatactataggtttaaatgtataccatggtgcgaaagttttgaagcggcgaaataacgccgcagtacgataccatggtagacatccacaggtggagagaaaccagcaacaaggtaatgtaggaggggggaatgagatgcaagaaatgcataggtttatagcttctcaggaatacgaaaatgctagacagagagcatttgaagattggcaagttcatcagaaccagatcatagctcattgccaacatataggtagaaactatattcctacaccgaaacccgtcttccctccttggtctatagagatgcagccaccatatcctacgtatgaccctgccgaagcattctatagcacttatggttatgcctggaacccctattggtaccaatatcatccttagtttacttattatttttttattattttgtaatttgtaattattgatacatttaatatttttgttaatattgtaatcatttttataattatctaacttttattcttaaactttaataatttttgaatgtggggtaatataccaaacttcaaaaatatgtatatatgtttgcagtttatcttatgtacacaacagggtaaaacaacgcattttcaaagactggcattaagttcagcaaaagcaactaattttgacgacaagatgcaaaatatatgtgaaataacaacaagacggaatgaacaaatgatgtgcaccatttatcattcagcaaacaaacgccaatatatttggaaactttggtaaaaatttaatcattttcacacaaatcaccctcaataatttaaattattactgatttcttgcaaatgagggcattgcaagatcttaagtgtgggaaggggttaaattctttcggattttaaaatttttatattaaaacacttagttaccattaaaaatactagtaaagcagtagttgtattagaatctagtgctctctgataaaaaagaacagccctagtcttatatactgactacccaattctagtaaaatttttcaaaattttcaattaaatgaattcaaaatcatgtttatacatatttatgaacaataaaactaggttttaacaccgaaattattgttacctcggaaaggacataaattgagaaacaaactaaaatgttaaaattcatttaaaatggaatagaggacgataaaaaggaaaataaaagccaagtgtgggaaaatttaccaagttatcttaaacatatgtcacatatatatgtaacaaataactgaaaatacttttgctttggactaaactaaactgttttacccgatgaaagaaaagaagagatggatctacacgatgaatcaattccatcattaacaggaagtaaagtcttccgaaaaagacacgcgcttcttgatttaggtcatgaagttgtcgtccagaccagctgtaggttgacgaaaaatctagaaaagtcatcactaaaatcagcaggaaatccacggacctcagcattaaacagggtcgccaagtggtcagatttatcctaaccatgagaaggatttatctcgtacaatgggggggcaccatgcaaattagctggataagactaatgaatcagatccccagaaaggataatctccttaaagattaaaaatcagcttttaagactgatattactcaatcctagagattgaccttaaagattgagaattacaaactcatggaattcgatgatatctaaactcgaacttaaacgagaaaatattttgatcaaaaattacaaaccgatttgttttctgaaaaccctattttcaatgcgttcattaccattgaacgtaaaatcctaggaattcacctggaattcattaggtcacctgaactaaatcgggtgtcaaccgtaagaacggtggttgcatagtggtcaaagacaggaccttgtgccataccgaaaaattataagggtgagctttactattgctcctaccaaggatagtaattgcgtccgacacattatagaccataatcaaaagcatgttacgggacattgccttaaacagttgcttgttcaacgctttcctttcaaccggacggtagtttaccgaaaggtaatatacgggacaagtaaactggacgtgttgctttccaaatacaaggttagcaagtgggtgacacaaaaccgcaagttttgagctaaaattttcaaatctgaaacccaccaaacccacaaaaatattttgcaaacaccggtaaagggttattccggaaaacttatctagggtaaaaactagatttaattttcaaaagatcaaatgttttcataaagatccaatttccttaatggatctaaatttttatagtcatgtgggactgtaaccatatcgttactaccattgtttataccgccgtatagaaatcactgatgtacaaagtgtgaagaataaagaagtgattctagtatttcaagacgatattgcttgaggacaagcaacgctcaagtgtgggaatatttgataatgctaaaaacgaacatatatttcatagcattattcctcaagaaagacaagcttttagttgcaattgttctatttacaagtgatattcgtttgtataataaaaggtgaagacaaaagacagattcgacgaattgaagacgcaaacgaccaaaaagctcaaaagtacaaaagacaatcaaaaaggttccaattattgataagaaacgtctcgaaatcacaagagtacaagattcaaaacgcaaagtacaagatattaaattgtacgcgaggacgttcgaaaatccggaaccgggaccagagtcaactcttaacgctcgacgcaacggactaaaaattacaagttaactatgtatataaatataatataatatataattaattatattaattatatatatatatatattaaaaaccgtcggcagagaaaactccaaggactgagctgtaaaattaacctccgcgactcgcggagtttgaaggggattttgccgcgagtcgcggagccccaaatttcaactctggctataaagcaaaccgaattctgatcaaaatttcatattcaatatctatctgtctctcaatatatacgtaatatatatatataatttatattttaattttaattttaattttaaatcctaataataagggtatgttagcgaatgttgtaagggtgtaagtcgaaattctgtccgtgtaacgctacgctatttttaatcattgtaagttatgttcaacctttttacattaatgtctcgtagctaagttattattatgcttatttaaaacgaagtaatcatgatgttgggctaatcactaaaattgggtaattgggctttgtaccataattggggtttggataaaagaacgacacttgtggaaattagactatgggctattaatgggctttatatttgtttaactaaatgaaagtttgttaatgttaatataaagatttacaattgggcgtccctataaattaccatatacactcgatcggacacgatgggcgggatatttatatgtacgaataattgttcatttaaccggacacgggaatggattaatagccactagaataattaaaacaggggtgaaattacattcaagggtaattggtgtaattgttaacaaagtagtaaaaccttggtttacacacagtcgataacctggtgtattcattaaacaaagtattaaaaccttgttacaattcgaatccccaattaattggaatatttaacttcgggtataagaataatttgatgaggacactcgcactttatatttatgactgatggactgttagggacaaaaaccagacggacatattaaataatccaggacaaaggacaattaacccatgggcataaaactaaaatcaacacgtcaaacatcatgattacggaagtttaaataagcataattcttttatttcatatttaatttcctttattttatatttaattgcacttctaattatcgcactgttatttaatcgcacttttaattatcgtactttttaattatcgcaattttattttatcgcatttttattattcgcaatttcattatcgttatttactttacgctttaatttaagtcttgtatttattttatattttacattaggttttaactgcgactaaagttttaaaatcgacaaaccggtcattaaacggtaaaaacccccctttataataataatattacttatatatatatttgtatttttataaaagtaaactaatatagcgttgagctttgtttaaagatttccctgtggaacgaaccggacttactaaaaactacactactgtacgattaggtacactgcctataagtgttgtagcaaggtttaagtatatccattctataaataaataaatatcttgtgtaaaattgtatcgtatttaatagtttttcctagtaaaatataaactattttatatacacctcgcataacatcagttgggtaccattaaaaagtttgcctaagaatgattcaagtataatgcacaagtagtcaagtaagtgctatctatagcaaatgtatatcagaatgcaaatgctaactatccggttgtagtctagactcactaatgcgtcctaacgactctgttagacacactaatgcacgtcctagttccctacaaccaacgctctgataccacttgtaacgacccgaccaaaaccgttattgacggcgccgttaacttaggtcccgttgcgtggtcgtagtccctatatgagactcgtttgaccaaaattatgtcgcattcatttgaaaggtacaagacctgcaagtttagtttaacaacggattgacaacaagtttaagtttacaaaagtagtaaagtatgattgaaataactcgcgacataattagtttaaaatcatagttgctataaatagcgtaagtaagtagacaaaagtttgaatccaaaagtgctatccctagcgtatgcatgcatggtagactccaatcaagtaatcaaagagtgcggaagcgtgtaacaaatagccatgtgaaaacctgagaaaacatagaagaatctgtcaacgcaaaaacgttggtgaaatcataggtttgagtaagtgagtaaaagtaaagtaagtcgaaccacaagatttgcaaagttgaaataatagtagtacattctaaaagttaatattcacgagcacccaattatcaaagcttaacattccatccattgtataccccatccatagtgctagaacaaacactgattctcgaaaatatatttcatccgtagacggtagcgaaccgtcaaagatgagggttgtcaaacccatatggccatataacataagttctcgcttacaccatctgatgtaactaatgataatcggattgaggctttttgttctaaactcgtatgtagaatgtttgttttcccgttcttgtgttcacttagttcaaaagaatcgtttatgttttctcatcccaaaagtaagttcaaaagagtaaaaagtgggactatgatctcacctcgagtgcacgagtataaaggtacttcaacaagtaaacgtgtgcatgaaagttgcttagccttgacctaaacaagtaagttatatcaattaaccggttacgacacaaggtcgggtgaaatgtgttcaattagtcctatggctcgttacgactcgattagtatagcatgtgaatcatgttgtcaagtttcatgcaagaatcacgtataaaagcatgttagaacatttgcataaaagtttggttaagtttgactaaaagtcaaacttggtcaaagtcaaagtcaacggggtcgggtcgggtatccgacaattttcccctgatgagaaatcatatatgaacacaatagccgattttcatgttaatcggagttacggttaagcgagaaacattttgagaacatttaaaaacacaagagcctggcctgggggttttgcgcggtgcgcaatgggttgcgcggcgcgcacccaagtgtaaaaccaggtcagaacttgacttaaagggccattcatctgggtttttggattcgcgcggcgcgcggtggtatgcgcggcgcgcatacctgggaaaaatgctgtttgcagaaaaatggtccaagtcacgaaccaaaatacaaacaatcacattttatgatccgcaaacaattagaacatgtatcttatatcatcggaaaggtatttttacaaggaatacaactaaacacaattcatcaatcacaaacatcatttacaatagccgaaatctcatcaagtgatcaataaaagtccattttcaaagtttcaagttcatcaatcgcattttaagtttcgggaatccaattcacacatatgatatgccgttttgaggaTAATGAAGCAtaaattactactaaacactaacaattaacatttcatggcattcaagcatcaaaagttcatgtcaagaactatcaaaccctagtcaaacatcacaaaatcattaatcgggttttttgaagttttcttaatcaacctacacatcaaaatgtgactaatgatactagtaacacaattaaaacatgcactttaacaatctaacaacattaactcatccaaaatcaaggatttagcaaacccatttcaaaaactcaaactagttactccaaaccacaaatcgagcaaacaaaacatatattcatgttacacacgagccatagacactaactaacacaatttcaagtatataaaacgaatttagagaaatttagtgttttagaaatgttacccaaacttgatgaaatttgtatcaaaatgtagaggatgaagagaggatcacgaatatgtaatttgttttgaagtttgcttcccagatcgaatttagatgatgaatgattgaattgggtgtttgtgtgtgtgtgttcttgctagagagaaagagagagagatggaggtgattgaatggtggtgattggggtggactagttgacctagtcaactagtttgccccgtgtcaattttagtccctcgagtttagaagcgggtgcgggatttaaccgatcgaatatttttaaaacgcaagttaacgagagatgttataattaaataacgagaatattatgaacgttcgtcaacggagtcgacgaatttaaatacgaaagatattattataaaaaaaaataaatttaacggaaaaacgcgggatgttacagtgcaTAAAGTTGAAGGTTTGTAAATATTTGGATTGTAACTATTTGATCAACATAAATTGAATAGTACCTTTTGTAATTGAACTCAAATCAAATGGTTCTATGCATATATTATGAGCTTTGTATCCTCTTTCTAAATGTTATATGCCATGTTTACATATCTTTGCCTTATATATTTATGTAAAGCAGTAAAGTAGCCCCTTCTTTCTTATATTTATTTTCTCCCAAAAAACACTATAATATAAATAAACGGATTCGAAGGATAACAAGGTACACAATCGAATGATCGATACAACAGAATCAGAAAACTAGCATAGTCAACATAAACACTAAACAAATGAACCATAAATTAGCACTACCATAACTGCTAGCAGTTATCACTAAACAAGATGCTTGTGTCAATTCAATACATAATTATTCAAATAAATGTAAGTGATTCAAAAAGAAGATTTGTGTAAATAGATCATACCTGTCTGCATGAGCATTATATCTTCAAATAATATAATGTGGATTTGATTTGACCAAAACTTGAATGCATCTTATATGAAATGGTATAAGAAGACTTTATCTTTGTTTTACTTCTTCCtcaatattttttattttatttttgatttttggtGAAATACTAAGTCACCATATGTTAGCTTCATGTTTCGTTGATTTACTATAAAAGCAATACCAAATTACACACTTTTCCTCATAAACTCTTTAATCTACTCAACTTCATTGCATAACAAGTTCTCCACTCCGATTAATTTCATCAATGGCGACTCATTTGCTTTTATTTGGTCTCTTATTGACAGCTTGTTCATTCGCTTTAGCTTCGGACCCTAGTCCTCTTCAGGACTTTTGTGTGGCTGACGCAAATAGCACAGGTAAAAACATTttagaaagttaggaatatatagAAATATACTATATTATCTACTTGCTAACGAATTTCATATTTTGTTGTCACAGTTTTGGTGAATGGTGTGGTTTGCAAAGATCCGAAAGTTGTGACAGCAGATGATTTCCTTTTTAAAGGTCTCAACGTTATGGGAAACACGTCGAATGCAGTTGGGTCTATTGTGACTCCTGTGACTGTAGTACAATTAAAAGGACTCAACACTTTAGGAATCTCGATGGCTCGTATTGACTTTGCTCCATGGGGTCTTAACCCTCCACACACGCACCCTCGAGCTACTGAAATCTTGACTGTTATTGAAGGAAGCATTTTGGTCGGTTTTGTGACATCTAACCCTGAAAACCGTCTCATCACAAAACTACTTCAAAAGGGAGATGTTTTCGTGTTCCCACAAGGTCTAATTCATTTTCAGCAAAACGTTGGAAATGGATATGCTGTTGCTATTGCAGCATTGAGTAGTCAGAATCCAGGTGTCATTACGAT
This genomic window from Rutidosis leptorrhynchoides isolate AG116_Rl617_1_P2 chromosome 2, CSIRO_AGI_Rlap_v1, whole genome shotgun sequence contains:
- the LOC139888014 gene encoding putative germin-like protein 2-1 — protein: MATHLLLFGLLLTACSFALASDPSPLQDFCVADANSTVLVNGVVCKDPKVVTADDFLFKGLNVMGNTSNAVGSIVTPVTVVQLKGLNTLGISMARIDFAPWGLNPPHTHPRATEILTVIEGSILVGFVTSNPENRLITKLLQKGDVFVFPQGLIHFQQNVGNGYAVAIAALSSQNPGVITIANAVFGSNPDISADILAKAFQVNANVISQIQSKF